The proteins below come from a single Yamadazyma tenuis chromosome 5, complete sequence genomic window:
- the YBT1 gene encoding Transporter of the ATP-binding cassette (ABC) (EggNog:ENOG503NUKV; COG:Q) has translation MVESLSCPVWYYDDITVCSKDRYFNYLLPLITLCISAVVLAIKTSQSVLKRRKRIQLTDESRPLLAASSGVAKYNDDNDKDDIYKDIKSKHFDLTRLQNTDENGQPLGHYIEVPKDTTEKVRLVVEYLILACQLGGAVVVFFVPELHAEFGARNSIVRLVYWAYLFAIGSVRIINISKTHLRLPSLFAHTSVLNFFNLFPALLVFRSVLVKSYPTSVFVYYVINFVLSVSLFLLNFTSRFGDKPASVYVTNDNAMSSPETTSSIFSFISYSWIDKLVWSGYTTSLKMDDIWSMKGDDYSLSVLKGFEAAKSTTKFSVKVFSHFKFLFFLQALYAVLESFLSFVPTLLLKSVLEYVADPSSLPPNVAWSLVILMPIVKIGDSLVSGCSLFLGRRVCVRMRSVLIGEVYAKALRRKITVSKVADEKDEDAKSDKSIPEEDKEEVEEEKKTAELGAIINLMAIDAFKVSEICGYLHFFTGSILSVFICLFFLYELLGWSALAGAGILICLLPINYKVAIWLGNLQKKMLAITDKRIQKLNETLQSIRIIKFFAWEDKFFESIMKLRGEEIHQLFLRCISWAISSILWFLTPTLITLISFYCYTIIEGNVLTAPIAFTSLSLFTLLRGPLDQLADMTALVIQSKVSLDRVGDFLAEDETSKYEQLTNRPGPGSPTVGFEKATFVWNKSEEGSFKLRDIDISFKEGQLNVIFGPTGSGKTSLLLALLGEMDLIEGKVYLPGIIPRDELIVDPHTGLTDSVAYCSQSAWLLNETIKNNIVFGASFNQDRYDKVIDACGLSRDLQILSAGDATEIGEKGITLSGGQKQRVSLARALYSNSKTILLDDCLSAVDSHTALWIYENCISGPLMDKRTCILVSHNVALTVQNADWVVLMENGRVKTQATPSQLLESGALGADDLVKTSVMNSKNQSSSDLTALATKEARNTDLKAKSDIIDSKLKALNGAHTEEAEITDTIKADGKLVEEEQKAEGAVSSRVYIEYLKFFGSFQVWMVFLFLYGGSQGVYIFQSWWLRKWSMDSENSSSTSYVVSFAMSTIQPVYDGVKNNFVVQSLVSTTDAINSYKEENSSFFYMIVYGIIGMIYTIMASGRMLYTFYIGIDASNRMFVKVLTTVLGAKLRFFDKTPIGRIMNRFSKDIEAVDQELTPFAEYAFICLVQCVSTLFLITFITPGFLFFAFLISFIYYVIGLLYISLSRELKRYESISKSPIHQHFSESLAGIATIRAYGVESRFMKQNLSKIDTNNKPFFYIWVANRWLSLRVDSAGALVLFCAGVFVLLSVGKIDAGLAGLSLTYAIAFNESALWIVRLYSNVEMNMNSVERLQEYFDIEQEPPFEIPETEPRSTWPEKGEIEVEDVSLRYAPELPRVIKNISFHVNPKNKIGIVGRTGAGKSTIITAFFRFLDPETGRILIDGVDICKIGLKNLRQAITIIPQDPTLFTGTIKTNLDPFDEYTEAQMFEALRRVNLVSSEELQTAYNATASSSSSSAPEENVNQFLNLESSVSEGGGNLSQGQRQLMCLARSLLRSPKVILLDEATASIDYESDAMIQQTIREEFSNSTILTIAHRLRSIVDYDKILVMDEGRVVEYDDPYTLIANKETLFHSMCDNSGELDTLTKLAKEAFVSKKNAQR, from the coding sequence ATGGTTGAAAGTCTATCGTGTCCCGTGTGGTACTATGATGATATCACCGTCTGTTCCAAAGACCGGTATTTCAACTACCTTCTCCCGCTCATCACCCTTTGCATATCCGCGGTGGTATTGGCAATCAAAACCTCCCAGAGCGTATTGAAACGCCGAAAACGCATCCAATTGACCGACGAATCCAGACCACTCTTGGCCGCTTCCTCCGGTGTTGCCAAGTATAACGATGATAATGACAAAGACGATATTTATAAGGATATTAAATCGAAACACTTTGATTTGACGAGATTGCAAAATACCGATGAGAATGGTCAACCCCTTGGCCACTACATTGAGGTGCCCAAGGATACCACGGAAAAGGTTCGCCTCGTGGTGGAATACCTCATATTGGCCTGCCAGCTTGGTGGTGCCGTCGTGGTGTTTTTTGTACCCGAGTTGCATGCAGAGTTTGGTGCCAGAAATTCCATTGTCAGATTGGTATATTGGGCATACCTTTTCGCCATTGGCTCCGTgagaatcatcaacatctcTAAAACCCACCTCAGACTTCCTAGCTTGTTTGCTCATACCTCCGTGTTAAACTTTTTTAATTTGTTCCCAGCCTTGTTGGTTTTCCGGTCGGTCTTGGTCAAATCCTATCCTACTTCTGTGTTTGTGTACTACGTGATCAACTTTGTGTTGAGTGTTagtttgtttttgttgaacttcaccTCACGGTTCGGCGACAAACCCGCTTCTGTCTACGTCACCAACGACAATGCCATGTCTTCTCCCGAGACAACCTCGAGTATCTTCTCGTTCATCTCGTATTCGTGGATTGACAAATTGGTATGGAGTGGTTACACTACCTCGTTGAAGATGGATGACATCTGGAGTATGAAAGGTGATGACTACTCGTTACTGGTGTTGAAAGGGTTCGAGGCTGCTAAAtctaccaccaagttctccGTCAAGGTATTCAGTcacttcaagtttttgttctttttaCAGGCTCTTTATGCGGTTTTGGAATCATTTTTGTCATTTGTTCCTACcttattgttgaaaagtGTGTTGGAATATGTGGCTGATCCTTCTTCCCTTCCTCCTAACGTGGCTTGGtccttggtgattttgatgCCCATTGTTAAAATTGGGGACTCCTTAGTTTCGGGGTGCTCGCTTTTCTTGGGAAGAAGAGTATGTGTTAGAATGAGATCAGTGCTTATTGGTGAAGTGTACGCCAAGGCCTTGAGAAGAAAAATCACTGTTTCCAAGGTGGCTGACGagaaggatgaagatgctAAGAGCGACAAGTCTATACCCGAAGAAGATAAAGAAGAggtcgaagaagaaaagaaaacGGCCGAATTGGGAGCTattatcaacttgatggccATTGATGCTTTCAAAGTGTCTGAAATCTGTGGTTATTTGCACTTTTTCACCGGATCAATATTGCTGGTTTTCATttgtcttttcttcttgtacGAGTTGCTTGGCTGGTCTGCTCTTGCAGGTGCTGGTATTCTCATTTGTTTGTTACCTATCAACTACAAAGTTGCTATTTGGTTAGGAAACTTGCAGAAGAAAATGTTGGCTATCACTGATAAGAGAATTCAGAAATTAAATGAAACTTTACAAAGTATtagaatcatcaagtttttcGCTTGGGAAGacaaattctttgaaagtaTCATGAAATTAAGAGGTGAAGAGATTCATCAATTATTCTTACGTTGTATCTCTTGGGCTATCAGTTCCATTCTTTGGTTCTTAACTCCCACTTTGATTACCTTGATTTCTTTCTACTGTTACACCATCATTGAAGGTAATGTCTTGACTGCTCCTATTGCTTTCACTTCTTTATCCTTATTCACTTTGTTAAGAGGCCCATTGGATCAATTGGCAGATATGACCGCTTTGGTTATCCAATCCAAAGTCTCCTTGGATAGAGTGGGTGACTTTTTGGCTGAGGATGAAACCTCCAAGTACGAACAATTGACCAACAGACCAGGTCCTGGTTCTCCAACTGTTGGTTTCGAAAAGGCTACTTTTGTTTGGAACAAGTCTGAAGAGGGTTCTTTCAAATTAAGAGATATTGAtatttctttcaaagaaggCCAATTGAATGTCATCTTTGGCCCAACTGGAAGTGGTAAGACTTCTTTGTTGCTTGCCTTGTTGGGTGAAATGGACTTAATCGAAGGTAAGGTTTACTTGCCTGGTATTATCCCTAGAGACGAATTGATTGTGGATCCACATACTGGTTTAACTGATTCTGTTGCCTATTGTTCTCAAAGTGCTTGGTTATTGAATGAaaccatcaagaacaatattgtttttggtgcttCTTTTAACCAAGACAGATATGATAAGGTTATCGATGCCTGTGGTTTATCTAGAGATCTTCAGATCTTGTCTGCTGGTGATGCCACtgaaattggtgaaaaGGGTATTACCTTATCTGGAGGTCAGAAGCAAAGAGTTTCTTTGGCCAGAGCTTTATACTCTAACTCTAAAACTATCTTATTGGATGACTGTTTATCTGCAGTTGACTCGCACACTGCTTTATGGATTTATGAAAACTGTATTTCGGGTCCATTGATGGACAAGAGAACATGTATTTTAGTTTCTCATAATGTTGCTTTGACAGTTCAAAATGCAGACTGGGTGGTTCTCATGGAGAATGGAAGAGTCAAGACACAGGCCACCCCATCTCAATTGTTAGAATCTGGTGCCTTAGGTGCTGATGACTTGGTGAAGACATCTGTTatgaactccaagaaccAATCTTCTCTGGATCTTACTGCTTTGGCTACCAAAGAAGCAAGAAACACCGATTTGAAAGCCAAATCCGACATCATCGATTCTAAATTGAAGGCATTGAATGGTGCTCATAcggaagaagctgaaattACTGATACGATTAAGGCCGATGGTAAGCtagttgaagaagaacaaaaagCGGAAGGTGCTGTGTCTTCTCGTGTTTACAttgaatacttgaagttctttggTAGCTTTCAAGTTTGGATGGTTTTTCTCTTCCTCTATGGTGGTTCTCAAGGTGTATACATTTTCCAGTCCTGGTGGTTGAGAAAATGGTCCATGGATAGTGAAAACTCTTCTAGTACTTCTTATGTTGTGTCTTTTGCTATGAGCACTATTCAACCTGTCTATGATGGTGTTAAGAACAATTTTGTTGTGCAATCCCTTGTTAGCACTACCGATGCCATCAATTCTTATAAGGAAGaaaactcttctttcttctaTATGATTGTCTACGGTATTATTGGTATGATTTATACCATCATGGCTAGTGGTAGAATGTTGTACACATTCTATATTGGAATCGATGCCTCCAACAGAATGTTTGTCAAAGTGTTGACTACAGTTTTGGGTGCCAAGTTAAGATTCTTTGATAAAACGCCAATTGGGCGTATTATGAACAGATTCTCAAAGGATATTGAAGctgttgatcaagaattGACTCCTTTTGCTGAATATGCGTTCATCTGTTTGGTTCAATGTGTCTCGACCTTGTTCCTTATTACGTTCATCACTCCTGGTTTCTTGTTTTTTGCTTTCCTTATCTCATTCATTTACTACGTCATTGGTTTATTGTATATCTCTTTGTCAAGAGAATTGAAGAGATATGAGTCGATTTCCAAATCTCCTATCCATCAACATTTCAGCGAAAGTTTGGCTGGTATTGCTACTATTAGAGCTTATGGGGTTGAATCCAGGTTCATGAAACAAAACTTGTCGAAGATTGATACCAACAATAAACCTTTCTTCTATATCTGGGTTGCCAATAGAtggttgagtttgagaGTTGATAGTGCTGGTGCCTTAGTTTTGTTTTGTGCTGGTGTATTTGTGTTGTTATCAGTTGGAAAGATCGATGCTGGTTTAGCCGGTTTGTCTTTGACTTACGCTATTGCCTTCAATGAAAGTGCCTTATGGATTGTGAGACTTTATTCGAACGTGGAAATGAACATGAACTCGGTAGAAAGATTGCAAGAGTACTTTGatattgaacaagaaccTCCTTTTGAAATCCCCGAAACCGAACCAAGATCTACTTGGCCTGAAAAAGGTGAAAtcgaagttgaagatgtttctTTGAGATACGCTCCAGAATTGCCTAGagtcatcaagaacatttCTTTCCATGTGAATCCTAAGAACAAAATTGGTATTGTTGGTAGAACTGGAGCTGGTAAGTCAACTATCATCACCGCATTTTTCAGATTCTTGGATCCTGAGACTGGTAGAATCCTTATCGATGGAGTGGATATATGCAAGATAGGTTTAAAGAACTTAAGACAAGCAATCACGATTATTCCTCAAGATCCAACTTTGTTCACCGGtaccatcaaaaccaacttGGATCCATTTGACGAGTACACTGAAGCTCAAATGTTCGAAGCTTTAAGAAGAGTTAACTTGGTTTCGTCTGAGGAATTACAAACCGCTTATAATGCTACTGCATCTTCCTCCTCATCTTCGGCACCCGAAGAAAATGTTAACCAGTTTTTGAACCTTGAAAGTTCTGTCAGTGAAGGCGGTGGAAACTTGTCGCAAGGTCAAAGACAGTTAATGTGTTTGGCCAGATCGTTGTTGAGAAGTCCTAAagtgattttgttggatgaaGCCACTGCATCTATTGACTACGAATCCGATGCAATGATCCAGCAGACCATCAGAGAAGAGTTTTCGAACTCGACTATTTTGACAATCGCCCACAGATTGAGATCTATTGTTGATTAcgacaagatcttggttATGGACGAGGGTAGAGTGGTGGAATACGATGATCCCTACACCTTAATTGCCAACAAGGAAACTTTATTCCACAGCATGTGTGACAACAGTGGAGAATTGGATACTTTAACCAAATTAGCCAAAGAAGCCTTTgtttccaagaagaacgCCCAAAGATAA
- the MUP3 gene encoding low-affinity methionine permease (EggNog:ENOG503NVX7; COG:E) has product MSDPTYKKLDSTIVERELGLELESHDSHTFLLGSSAVSTDEESLLTGPQSHIFGELEESPQGRHLGIYSVMVLYISRVVGSGIFATGSVIFESCGRSPLMFALAWAISYTVAICGLYIYLELGSLIPRSGGTKVFLELIFNKPRMLMTVIFSVYSVAFGFCISSPLVFGEYFLRTFDLAVTGLRTRALAIGFVTLTCMFHAVSTRHGVMMQNVLGVMKIGLLVVLLLTGIWVIGFPTSMTGVENTLTWERFHQAEKPVTIASFSNAIIVSSFTLAGWNMGHISSNEVKDPVRTYKIAGPLSMLLILLGYTAINVCYVSVLTPTEFAESGNLSGSVLFEKVYGVHFGKRFLTFSVAMCTASNIFVVIYSVSRMSQEVFREGVLPFSVFMASNKPFGTPLRSICLCLFLSVTILVLAPSGGVYGYIVSIEGYPVQLYTLFTALGLIILRRRYPETKAPIRASVIGAGLVVIIMAYVLVSPFCGGNPNPKGTESWISYPLVSITLIFLYVLYWLVMFKLMPWIGRYKLVSETLELDDGLTIKKWVQVPQSYFG; this is encoded by the coding sequence ATGTCTGATCCAACATATAAGAAACTTGATTCCACCATTGTGGAAAGAGAACTAGGTCTCGAGTTGGAATCTCATGACAGTCATACCTTTCTCCTTGGGTCTAGTGCGGTTTCAACCGATGAAGAATCACTCCTTACCGGGCCTCAGTCCCACATTTTTGGTGAGCTAGAAGAGAGCCCTCAAGGAAGGCATTTGGGCATTTACTCCGTTATGGTATTATACATATCACGGGTTGTTGGCTCAGGAATCTTTGCTACTGGATCGGTGATATTCGAGAGTTGTGGCCGGTCCCCTCTCATGTTTGCCCTTGCTTGGGCTATTTCCTATACTGTTGCGATCTGTGGATTATACATCTATTTGGAACTCGGGTCTTTGATTCCCAGAAGTGGCGGTACAAAGGtgttcttggagttgatcttcaacaagccTCGTATGTTGATGACGGTGATCTTCCTGGTATACTCGGTGGCATTTGGCTTTTGTATTCTGAGTCCTTTGGTGTTCGGAGAATACTTTCTACGTACATTTGATCTTGCGGTAACTGGCCTCAGAACTCGGGCTTTGGCCATAGGTTTTGTGACTCTCACGTGTATGTTCCATGCTGTGAGTACTAGACACGGAGTGATGATGCAAAATGTCCTTGGAGTGATGAAAATTGGCcttttggtggtgcttCTTTTGACAGGAATCTGGGTGATAGGTTTCCCAACCAGCATGACGGGAGTGGAAAACACTCTTACCTGGGAAAGGTTCCACCAGGCCGAAAAACCGGTGACAATTGCGTCGTTTTCAAATGCTATTATTGTTAGTAGTTTCACGTTGGCAGGCTGGAATATGGGCCATATAAGCTCCAATGAAGTGAAAGACCCGGTGAGAACTTATAAGATTGCAGGTCCCTTGTCGATGTTGcttattcttcttggatatACGGCAATTAATGTCTGCTACGTATCTGTCCTCACACCCACCGAGTTTGCAGAAAGTGGTAATTTGCTGGGATCTGTATTATTTGAAAAGGTATATGGAGTCCACTTTGGGAAACGATTTTTGACCTTCTCAGTGGCCATGTGTACCGCCAGCAATATTTTTGTGGTCATCTACTCGGTTAGCAGAATGAGTCAAGAAGTGTTCAGGGAAGGGGTATTACCATTTTCAGTGTTCATGGCTTCCAATAAACCTTTTGGTACTCCCTTGAGAAGTATATGTTTATGCTTATTTCTCTCAGTGACTATCTTGGTGTTGGCTCCTTCTGGTGGAGTTTATGGCTATATTGTTTCCATTGAAGGTTACCCAGTACAGTTGTACACTTTATTCACAGCCTTGGGGCTTATAATCTTGAGAAGACGGTATCCTGAAACAAAAGCTCCTATTAGAGCAAGTGTTATTGGTGCTGGTTTGGTTGTTATTATAATGGCATATGTTTTGGTTTCTCCATTCTGTGGTGGTAATCCCAACCCCAAGGGAACAGAGTCTTGGATTTCGTATCCTTTGGTGTCGATTACTTTGATCTTCTTATACGTGTTGTattggttggtgatgtttaAATTGATGCCATGGATCGGTAGGTACAAGTTGGTTTCAGAAACTCTAGAATTGGATGATGGTCTCACTATAAAGAAATGGGTGCAAGTACCGCAATCCTATTTTGGGTAA
- a CDS encoding uncharacterized protein (EggNog:ENOG503PVRF), whose amino-acid sequence MSLVTSFDIRKFSKLVLWDTPPPDDIDASQMAVNSWFHYPQRSALSVTFIQAKDYVTMFVYHRGSRLERVKLELGDANCCFVERYPSVGFKQTRDSGRVIKRFQVGFAKASEFKGCVEQIKKLGLNIRRLGEGRVSLIGTTYLSSQMDYPVDEDFANSTWNLESQESSITSQDFQASMGTQESHQVSMIPTWNGRQVSQVDSQRDPRGSVIPTWKGTEYNHSKVHNSQRRPLMTQKSQIRASVTQESQRRASMVPTWDNSNPHRRVSMLNETQTKASEISAMEFHTQTETQSNDSMFSSFGKVSQTSAEGCSQPTKSKGHRESGMFYNVYPSQIAPDNQVLLTPECSFVDTVDISGLKSGMYSSIPLETIKHTEQNSSNYLNMLSADDENLKTLIAELLRNETFMDFVKRMDKVMSNE is encoded by the coding sequence ATGTCATTAGTCACATCATTCGATATTCGAAAGTTCTCAAAGCTCGTGCTCTGGGACACCCCCCCACCAGATGATATCGATGCTAGTCAAATGGCGGTTAATTCATGGTTCCATTATCCACAAAGGTCAGCCTTATCTGTCACATTTATCCAGGCGAAGGATTACGTTACCATGTTTGTGTACCATCGTGGTAGTAGGTTAGAGAGAGTGAAACTTGAGCTTGGTGATGCCAATTGTTGTTTTGTTGAGAGATATCCATCAGTTGGATTCAAACAAACAAGAGACTCAGGAAGAGTGATTAAGcgttttcaagttggatttgCCAAAGCTTCTGAATTCAAGGGCTGTGTTGAACAGATAAAGAAGCTAGGCCTTAATATCagaagacttggagaaggaaGGGTCAGCCTTATTGGGACTACGTACCTAAGTTCTCAAATGGATTAcccagttgatgaagacttTGCCAACAGTACATGGAATTTGGAGTCACAGGAAAGCTCCATCACGTCTCAGGATTTCCAGGCTTCAATGGGGACCCAAGAGTCTCATCAGGTCTCGATGATTCCTACTTGGAATGGAAGACAGGTTTCGCAGGTTGACTCTCAAAGAGACCCAAGGGGGTCAGtgattccaacttggaaggGAACAGAGTACAACCATCTGAAGGTCCACAATTCTCAAAGAAGACCCTTAATGACCCAGAAATCCCAAATAAGAGCTTCAGTTACCCAGGAATCGCAAAGGAGAGCTTCGATGGTTCCTACCTGGGATAATTCTAATCCTCACAGAAGAGTCTCTATGTTGAATGAAACCCAGACAAAAGCTAGTGAGATCTCGGCTATGGAATTCCACACCCAAACAGAAACCCAGTCAAACGACCTGATGTTCAGCTCTTTTGGAAAGGTCTCACAGACCAGCGCTGAGGGTTGCTCTCAGCCCACTAAATCAAAAGGGCACAGAGAATCGGGAATGTTTTACAATGTATATCCAAGCCAAATTGCTCCAGACAACCAAGTTCTTTTGACTCCTGAGTGTCTGTTTGTCGATACCGTTGATATTAGTGGTTTGAAATCAGGGATGTATAGCTCCATACCACTTGAAACGATAAAGCACACGGAACAGAATTCGTCCAATTACTTGAATATGTTGTCCGCTGATGAcgaaaacttgaaaaccCTAATTGCAGAGCTCTTGAGAAATGAAACTTTTATGGATTTCGTCAAACGTATGGATAAAGTGATGTCCAATGAATGA
- a CDS encoding uncharacterized protein (EggNog:ENOG503P7AF), with product MFQSQTVQLVTSYFWKWDEYLAERLASHSFTKNLLVTQSGRYISEFILVFSVLLLSYEITYWTGIYLGWWEYHAKDIFKEIPVHCAHVYVQLNVAKRNNLDKVDHFYNLKFKSKYNILNWKTLSEAKKAAFEREDFIKYHFEFSPEDFEMNDDPEYGSTIDHLRRKILDLFNSSDLYDPYKSEKRERQ from the exons ATGTTTCAATCACAAACTGTACAACTCGTCACCTCGTATTTCTGGAAGTGGGATGAGTACTTGGCTGAAAGACTAGCCAGTCATCTgttcaccaaaaacttgttggtgaccCAAAGCGGCAGGTATATTAGTGAATTCATCCTTGTGTTCTCTGTACTCCTTTTGTCATACGAGATCACTTATTGGACCGGAATCTACCTTGGGTGGTGGGAGTACCACGCAAAGgacattttcaaagaaataCCTGTGCATTGTGCCCATGTGTATGTTCAGTTGAACGTTGCAAAGAGAAATAACTTGGATAAGGTGGATCATTTCTATAAcctcaaattcaaatccaaatatAACATattgaattggaaaacATTATCGGAGGCCAAGAAAGCCGCATTTGAGAGAGAGgacttcatcaagtacCACTTTGAGTTCAGTCCCGAAGATTTCGAGATGAACGATGACCCCGAATACGGTTCGACTATTGACCATTTGCGGAGAAAGATTCTCGATCTCTTTAATTCTTCCGATTTGTACGACCCTTACAAGTCCGA GAAGAGAGAAAGACAATGA
- a CDS encoding uncharacterized protein (BUSCO:EOG09264JK1; EggNog:ENOG503P06X; COG:Z), which produces MTSQVSYKSKIDRLILNYFIQEGYKEAAITFSKETNIELSQEIGVSSLDSRSLSLLEALSNTSPDDQQAFFDQIQNHNIDSNIAKYDPEVNRLVFQDRNTKIVRGYSTINERKEIKYLILTGSITTAIEKISEFFPSVLDSNNLLHFKLLRLNLIEMIRSHKLTNPNTSGDMEKKFLGDILGFVRTNLVNKVTRSYKLLKELEITMSLLCFNFDPSLGSVEHQKDLPEELRSLFDLSLRTQCYKLVNRAILNMNKPSTESYNDLDSITEDQARYEQLNASIGSNGYAVKHIAKDDLEAYLDQDSDSNSDLESVDDETDEMGPVSSKTEGNSIQDEALEDEANKLQTLEFESKLERVVKLWALTEHRMVELNTIKEKRYDLNDEFI; this is translated from the coding sequence ATGACATCACAAGTATCTTACAAATCCAAGATTGACCGGCTCATCTTGAACTACTTCATCCAGGAAGGATACAAGGAGGCAGCCATCACATTTTCCAAGGAAACCAATATCGAATTGTCCCAGGAAATAGGAGTGTCATCCCTTGATTCTAGGTCATTGTCCCTATTGGAGGCCTTAAGCAACACTAGCCCGGATGATCAACAAGCGTTTTTCgaccaaatccaaaaccATAATATAGACTCCAATATTGCCAAGTATGACCCCGAAGTGAATAGGCTTGTATTCCAGGACCGAAACACCAAAATTGTCAGAGGGTACTCCACAATCAACGAGCGGAAGGAAATCAAATATTTGATATTGACTGGATCTATCACCACCGCCATCGAGAAGATCAGCGAGTTCTTCCCCAGCGTTTTGgactccaacaacttgcTCCACTTCAAATTGCTCCGGCTCAATCTCATTGAAATGATCAGACTGCATAAGTTGACCAACCCAAACACCAGTGGTGAcatggaaaagaagtttttaGGGGACATTTTGGGGTTTGTACGAACAAATTTGGTCAATAAGGTCACTCGGTCATAcaagcttttgaaggaattaGAAATCACCATGAGTCTTTTAtgcttcaactttgacCCGTCGTTGGGATCAgttgaacaccaaaagGATCTTCCTGAGGAATTGAGGTCGTTGTTCGATTTGTCCTTGAGGACACAATGCTACAAGTTGGTGAACAGAGCCATTTTGAACATGAATAAACCCAGTACAGAGAGCTATAATGATCTTGACAGTATCACCGAAGACCAGGCTCGCTACGAGCAACTTAATGCTAGTATTGGACTGAACGGTTACGCTGTCAAGCACATCGCCAAGGACGACTTGGAAGCATACCTAGACCAGGATTCAGACTCAAATTCTGACCTAGAATCAGTGGATGATGAAACTGACGAAATGGGACCCGTATCGTCTAAGACTGAAGGCAACTCGATACAAGACGAGGCTCTAGAGGATGAAGCTAATAAGCTTCAGACGCTTGAGTTCGAGTCCAAGCTTGAGCGTGTTGTGAAACTCTGGGCCTTAACGGAACATCGAATGGTAGAGTTGAAcaccatcaaagaaaaacgCTACGACTTAAACGACGAATTTATATAA